The Halobacterium litoreum genome includes a region encoding these proteins:
- a CDS encoding DUF7346 family protein, with amino-acid sequence MRTVRDDDGTLYVLLKESSDSSLVRDPATGDTEHRPNDDLEPAGGESPLGALATAVPEAVRTVLGACHDDWHLGVLVDLADRGPLAAREMLGSYDACESDFLGALTELRAAGLVAETTVGGERGYELTETGERGIHRLRD; translated from the coding sequence ATGCGCACGGTCCGCGACGACGACGGCACGCTGTACGTTCTCCTGAAGGAAAGCAGCGACAGCAGTCTCGTCCGCGACCCCGCGACCGGCGACACCGAACACCGCCCGAACGACGACCTCGAACCCGCGGGCGGCGAATCACCGCTCGGCGCGCTCGCCACCGCCGTCCCCGAGGCGGTGCGTACCGTCCTGGGAGCGTGCCACGACGACTGGCATCTCGGCGTCCTCGTCGACCTCGCGGACCGCGGGCCGCTGGCCGCCCGCGAGATGCTCGGGAGTTACGACGCCTGCGAGAGCGACTTCCTCGGCGCGCTCACCGAACTGCGGGCGGCGGGCCTCGTCGCGGAGACGACGGTCGGTGGCGAGCGCGGCTACGAACTCACCGAGACCGGCGAGCGGGGAATCCACAGACTCCGCGACTGA
- the rad50 gene encoding DNA double-strand break repair ATPase Rad50, producing the protein MRFTRVSLRNFKCYEDADVPLDPGVTVIHGLNGSGKSSLLEACFFALYGATALDKNLDEIVTIGAEEAEIDLWFEHAGGEYHVHRRVRNTGERASTPDCTLETPSGSIDGVQDVEAHVADLLRMDAEAFVNCAYVRQGEVNKLINASPSTRQDMLDDLLQLGKLEDYRQRAGDARLGVEDVKSNVAGKLDQLDEQIEAKEAEDPHEALAALESELADRTDQIENYEEQRDSARETLNDAEDVLERYEEKREELADVTEKIADVRESIAETESERDDLGDEATEHRERADELADEADDLLAETDLDDADPGAVDARRGELAEEREQVQADISEVAPEVSKLKTEADNADERAADLEERAESLREDADALTSEAEDAESERETAVERIAELDEEIEAAKADFGDAPVEFGDAESFLADAKEAREDLREEREEIAADLQSARDRVAEAEELLDAGKCPECGQPVDGSPHVDGVEEYRERVDDLKSELADAEDDRSDATERVERAEALVEREREVADLERDRELAVEKRDEQAEAAAEAREQADAKREEAHELEAEAEDARNEAEAKREEAEAKRGELADLNTRAEDLKERVERLGDLADVLDEVADHREEVERLAEKRASLAEQNEERRDRLSDLRERKQSLEADFDEDRIEQAEADKERAADYLEQVEPKLESLREERDELQAKVGAAENAIEELEALRDQRERVAARFEELDEIHGEVSELEAMYGDLRAELRQQNVTKLERLLNETFELVYQNDSYARIELSGEYELTVYQKDGEPLEPEQLSGGERALFNLSLRCAIYRLLAEGIDGEAPLPPLILDEPTVFLDSGHVSQLVELVESMRRMGVEQIVVVSHDDELVDAADDVVRVMKDATSNRSRVVRDESELLAD; encoded by the coding sequence ATGAGGTTCACGCGCGTCTCCCTCCGGAACTTCAAGTGCTACGAGGACGCTGACGTGCCCCTCGACCCCGGCGTCACCGTCATCCACGGCCTCAACGGGAGCGGAAAGTCGAGTCTGCTGGAGGCGTGTTTCTTCGCGCTGTACGGCGCGACGGCGCTCGACAAGAACCTCGACGAAATCGTCACCATCGGCGCCGAGGAGGCCGAAATCGACCTCTGGTTCGAGCACGCGGGCGGCGAGTACCACGTCCACCGGCGCGTCCGGAACACCGGCGAGCGCGCGTCCACGCCCGACTGCACGCTGGAGACTCCCTCGGGGAGCATCGACGGCGTACAGGACGTGGAAGCCCACGTCGCCGACCTCCTGCGGATGGACGCCGAGGCGTTCGTGAACTGCGCGTACGTCCGGCAGGGCGAAGTGAACAAACTCATCAACGCCTCTCCGAGCACGCGCCAGGACATGCTCGACGACCTGCTCCAGTTGGGGAAACTGGAGGACTACCGCCAGCGCGCCGGGGACGCCCGCCTCGGCGTCGAGGACGTGAAAAGCAACGTCGCGGGGAAACTCGACCAACTGGACGAGCAAATCGAGGCCAAGGAGGCCGAGGACCCCCACGAGGCGCTCGCCGCGCTCGAATCCGAACTCGCCGACCGAACCGACCAAATCGAGAACTACGAGGAGCAACGCGACAGCGCCCGCGAGACGCTGAACGACGCCGAGGACGTGCTGGAGCGCTACGAGGAGAAACGCGAGGAACTCGCCGACGTGACCGAGAAAATCGCCGACGTCCGGGAGTCGATCGCGGAGACCGAGAGCGAGCGCGACGACCTCGGCGACGAGGCGACCGAGCACCGCGAGCGCGCCGACGAACTCGCGGACGAGGCCGACGACCTGCTCGCGGAGACCGACCTCGACGACGCCGACCCGGGGGCGGTCGACGCGCGACGCGGGGAACTCGCCGAGGAGCGCGAGCAGGTTCAGGCCGACATCTCCGAGGTGGCGCCCGAGGTGTCGAAACTCAAGACGGAGGCCGACAACGCTGACGAGCGCGCCGCCGACCTCGAAGAACGCGCCGAGTCGCTCCGCGAGGACGCCGACGCCCTCACCAGCGAGGCCGAGGACGCCGAGAGCGAGCGCGAGACCGCTGTCGAGCGCATCGCGGAACTGGACGAGGAAATCGAGGCCGCGAAGGCCGACTTCGGGGACGCGCCCGTCGAGTTCGGCGACGCCGAATCGTTCCTCGCCGACGCGAAAGAAGCGCGCGAGGACCTTCGCGAGGAACGCGAGGAGATTGCCGCCGACCTGCAGTCGGCGAGGGACCGCGTCGCGGAGGCCGAGGAACTGCTGGACGCAGGCAAGTGCCCGGAGTGCGGGCAGCCGGTCGACGGGTCGCCCCACGTCGACGGCGTCGAGGAGTACCGGGAGCGCGTCGACGACCTGAAGAGCGAACTCGCCGACGCGGAGGACGACCGCTCGGACGCGACCGAGCGCGTGGAGCGCGCCGAAGCGCTCGTGGAGCGCGAACGCGAGGTCGCGGACCTCGAACGCGACCGCGAACTCGCCGTCGAGAAGCGCGACGAGCAGGCCGAGGCGGCCGCGGAGGCCCGCGAGCAGGCCGACGCGAAGCGCGAGGAAGCGCACGAACTGGAAGCCGAGGCCGAGGACGCCCGGAACGAAGCCGAGGCGAAACGCGAGGAGGCCGAGGCGAAACGCGGGGAACTCGCGGACCTGAACACGCGGGCCGAGGACCTGAAGGAGCGCGTCGAGCGACTCGGCGACCTCGCGGACGTGCTCGACGAGGTGGCCGACCACCGCGAGGAGGTCGAGCGACTCGCCGAGAAGCGCGCGTCGCTCGCCGAGCAAAACGAGGAGCGCCGCGACCGACTCTCGGACCTGCGGGAGCGCAAGCAGTCACTCGAAGCCGACTTCGACGAGGACCGCATCGAGCAGGCCGAGGCGGACAAGGAGCGCGCCGCGGACTACCTCGAACAGGTCGAACCGAAACTCGAATCGCTGCGCGAGGAGCGCGACGAACTGCAGGCGAAGGTCGGCGCCGCCGAGAACGCAATCGAGGAATTGGAGGCCCTGCGAGACCAGCGCGAGCGCGTCGCCGCGCGCTTCGAGGAACTGGACGAGATTCACGGCGAAGTCTCCGAGTTGGAGGCGATGTACGGCGACCTGCGCGCGGAGCTCCGCCAGCAGAACGTGACGAAACTCGAACGCCTCCTGAACGAGACCTTCGAGTTGGTCTACCAGAACGACTCCTACGCGCGCATCGAACTTTCGGGCGAGTACGAGCTCACCGTCTACCAGAAGGACGGCGAACCGCTGGAACCCGAGCAACTCTCGGGCGGTGAGCGCGCGCTGTTCAACCTCAGCCTGCGGTGTGCAATCTACCGCCTGCTCGCAGAGGGCATCGACGGCGAGGCGCCACTCCCGCCGCTCATCCTCGACGAGCCGACCGTGTTCCTCGACTCTGGGCACGTCTCCCAGTTGGTGGAACTGGTGGAGTCGATGCGCCGGATGGGCGTCGAGCAAATCGTCGTGGTGAGCCACGACGACGAACTCGTGGACGCCGCCGACGACGTGGTTCGCGTGATGAAAGACGCCACGTCGAACCGGTCGCGCGTGGTGCGCGACGAGTCGGAACTGCTAGCGGACTGA
- the mre11 gene encoding DNA double-strand break repair protein Mre11, with the protein MARVIHTGDTHLGYRQYHSPERREDFLDAFRSVVDDAVDEDVDAVVHAGDLYHDRRPGLRDILGTISVLRPLRDADIPFLAIVGNHEGTRDAQWLDLFETLGLAERLDSSGREVGDTVFYGLDYVPESKRPDLDYQFEARDAEHAALVSHGLFTPFAHANWDLDEVLRESNVDFDAVLLGDNHAAGQKRIEDTWVTYCGSTERASASERDPRGYNIVEFAEDVGISRKGLDTREFVFVDVELGPEDGTAYVRERVRERDVADAVVVVTVEGDGENVTPADVERFGDEQGALLTRVNDRREVETDTEVEVSFADPDDAVRERVRDMGLGEASLDIDETVRDLDLADSNVRERVKQRVEDVLEDGDADGEDDIETEADDETDDGARTATMEEFR; encoded by the coding sequence ATGGCACGCGTCATCCACACGGGGGACACCCACCTCGGGTACCGCCAGTACCACTCCCCCGAGCGGCGCGAGGACTTCCTCGACGCCTTCCGCAGCGTCGTCGACGACGCCGTCGACGAGGACGTGGACGCGGTCGTCCACGCCGGCGACCTCTACCACGACCGCCGCCCCGGCCTCCGGGACATCCTCGGTACCATCTCCGTCCTGCGACCGCTACGGGACGCCGACATCCCCTTCCTCGCCATCGTCGGGAACCACGAGGGCACGCGGGACGCCCAGTGGCTCGACCTCTTCGAGACGCTCGGGCTCGCCGAACGCCTCGACAGTTCCGGGCGGGAAGTCGGCGACACCGTCTTCTACGGCCTCGACTACGTCCCCGAGTCCAAGCGCCCGGACCTCGACTACCAGTTCGAGGCCCGCGACGCCGAACACGCCGCGCTCGTCTCCCACGGCCTGTTCACGCCGTTCGCGCACGCCAACTGGGACCTCGACGAGGTGCTCCGCGAGTCGAACGTCGACTTCGACGCCGTCCTGCTCGGCGACAACCACGCCGCCGGCCAGAAGCGAATCGAGGACACGTGGGTGACGTACTGCGGGTCGACCGAACGCGCGAGCGCCAGCGAGCGCGACCCCCGCGGCTACAACATCGTGGAGTTCGCCGAGGACGTCGGCATCTCGCGGAAGGGACTGGACACCCGCGAGTTCGTGTTCGTGGACGTCGAACTCGGGCCGGAAGACGGCACCGCGTACGTCCGCGAGCGCGTTCGAGAGCGCGACGTGGCGGACGCCGTGGTCGTCGTCACGGTGGAGGGCGACGGCGAGAACGTCACGCCCGCCGACGTGGAGCGCTTCGGCGACGAGCAGGGCGCGCTCCTCACCCGGGTCAACGACCGCCGCGAAGTGGAGACTGACACCGAGGTGGAGGTGTCCTTCGCCGACCCCGACGACGCCGTCCGTGAGCGCGTCCGCGACATGGGACTCGGGGAGGCGAGTCTCGACATCGACGAGACGGTGCGGGACCTCGACCTCGCGGACTCGAACGTCCGGGAGCGCGTGAAACAGCGCGTCGAGGACGTGCTGGAGGACGGCGACGCTGACGGCGAGGACGACATCGAAACCGAGGCGGACGACGAGACGGACGACGGCGCCCGAACCGCCACCATGGAGGAGTTCCGATGA
- a CDS encoding MarR family transcriptional regulator: MSATAIDADTVEALEDLPPSAKLVAKVLEYNDTLTQSELAEETLLPARTVRYALTRLEERNVVESRFSFSDARKRLYTLA, translated from the coding sequence ATGAGCGCCACCGCAATCGACGCCGACACGGTCGAAGCGCTGGAGGACCTGCCGCCCAGCGCGAAACTCGTCGCGAAGGTACTGGAGTACAACGACACCCTCACGCAGAGCGAACTCGCCGAGGAGACGCTGCTGCCCGCCCGCACCGTCCGGTACGCGCTCACCCGACTCGAGGAGCGCAACGTCGTCGAGTCCCGGTTCTCGTTCTCGGACGCCCGCAAGCGCCTCTACACGCTCGCCTGA
- the pan1 gene encoding proteasome-activating nucleotidase Pan1, protein MTETVEDVELPYDESASQQEKIEALEDRLSSLEDENEEMRDRLLDANAENNKYQQKLERLSHENKKLKQSPLFVATVQELNDEGAVIKQHGNNQEALTEVTDELREDLEPGARVAVNNSLSIVRRLDDEADVRARVMEVEESPDVGYEDVGGLDDQLREVRETVELPMKDPELFETVGIDPPSGVLLHGPPGTGKTLMAKAVANQTDATFIKMAGSELVHKFIGEGAKLVRDLFQVARDHEPAVVFIDEIDAIASKRTDSKTSGDAEVQRTMMQLLSEMDGFDERGEIRIIAATNRFDMLDRAILRPGRFDRLIEVPNPDVTGREKIFRIHTRSMNVADDVDYAKLAADTDDLSGADVKAICTEAGMFAIRDDREQITMQDFENAREKLEQDADAASAEPSRTFA, encoded by the coding sequence ATGACCGAGACCGTTGAGGACGTCGAGCTTCCATACGACGAGAGCGCCTCCCAGCAGGAGAAAATCGAGGCGCTCGAGGACCGGCTCTCCTCGCTCGAAGACGAGAACGAGGAGATGCGGGACCGCCTGCTCGACGCCAACGCGGAGAACAACAAGTACCAGCAGAAACTCGAACGCCTCTCCCACGAGAACAAGAAACTCAAGCAGTCGCCGCTGTTCGTCGCCACCGTCCAGGAACTCAACGACGAGGGCGCCGTCATCAAACAGCACGGCAACAACCAGGAGGCGCTCACCGAGGTCACCGACGAACTCCGCGAGGACCTCGAACCCGGCGCTCGCGTCGCCGTCAACAACTCACTCTCTATCGTTCGCCGACTCGACGACGAGGCCGACGTCCGCGCTCGCGTGATGGAAGTCGAGGAGTCCCCCGACGTCGGCTACGAGGACGTCGGCGGCCTCGACGACCAACTCCGCGAGGTGCGCGAGACGGTCGAGCTCCCGATGAAGGACCCCGAACTGTTCGAGACCGTCGGCATCGACCCGCCGAGCGGCGTGTTGCTCCACGGGCCGCCGGGCACCGGGAAGACGCTGATGGCGAAGGCGGTCGCGAACCAGACCGACGCCACCTTCATCAAGATGGCCGGCTCCGAACTCGTCCACAAGTTCATCGGCGAGGGCGCGAAACTCGTCCGGGACCTGTTCCAGGTCGCCCGCGACCACGAGCCCGCCGTCGTCTTCATCGACGAAATCGACGCCATCGCGTCCAAGCGCACGGACTCGAAGACGTCGGGTGACGCCGAGGTTCAGCGCACGATGATGCAGTTGCTCTCGGAGATGGACGGCTTCGACGAGCGCGGCGAGATTCGCATCATCGCGGCCACCAACCGCTTCGACATGCTCGACCGCGCCATCCTCCGGCCGGGCCGCTTCGACCGCCTCATCGAGGTCCCGAACCCGGACGTCACCGGCCGCGAGAAGATTTTCCGCATCCACACGCGCAGCATGAACGTCGCCGACGACGTGGACTACGCGAAACTGGCCGCGGACACGGACGACCTCTCCGGCGCGGACGTGAAGGCAATCTGTACGGAAGCCGGGATGTTCGCCATCCGCGACGACCGCGAGCAGATCACGATGCAGGACTTCGAGAACGCCCGCGAGAAACTCGAACAGGACGCCGACGCGGCGTCTGCGGAGCCGTCCCGGACGTTCGCCTAA